GCCTTTGTGTTGCGACACCAACTGGTTCAACGGGTATCAGTAAATCATTGGGTGGAGCAGTCATTCACCCACGTACCGAAGCCATTCAGCTAACAGAGATGGCCTCTGTTAATAATCGGGTCTACCGAACTCTCAGTTCACCGATGATTATTGCTAAAGATGAATGGATTGTCGTGAAACCCATTGAAGAACATGGGCTCATTGTGACGGTTGACCATCTGACTTTCCGTGATAAACATATTGAAAAACTAGTTTACCGTGTAGCAAATGAAAAAGTTCATTTTGCCCGTTATCGCCATATGCATTTCTGGAATCGTGTTGAAAATGCCTTTATTGGGATTGCTAACAAGCGTTAATTGAAGAGAGGATGATTGGTTTGTCAGATAAGCCACTATTACTGTTAATGACTGATTTAAAAAATCATCATATAAAAGAACTAGAAGACTCGTTAGCGGGTTTTGAATTAATTAGGACCATTCCTGATGATAAACGTCAGTTATCTCGTATTGAGATTGTCGTTGGGTGGACAAAAGAATTGACCGAGCTCTGGCAGCAAGGTGATTTAATATCTTTAAAATGGATTCAAGCGATTTCTGCGGGTGTGAATTCATTACCTTTAGATAGCCTAAGAGAGCATGGTGTTATGTTAACCAATGCTTCTGGCATCCATAAAGATACGATTAGTGAGCATGTCATTGGTCTAATATTATATCATGCACGCTCGTTTAATCAGATCAAACTGAATCAACAGAATAATCATTGGGATCAAGCGATTTCTGTTCAACAATTAGAGGGTAAAACGGCTATTATTTTTGGTATTGGAAATATTGGACGACGGCTAGCAACTTTACTAAAAGCTTTTGGGGTTCACACAATCGGTGTGAATACGAGAGGTAACAAAGTAGCAGAGGTTGATCAGACTGTTTCTCAAGAAGAGAGCAATCGCTATTTAGAACAAGCTGACTATGTTATCAATATTTTACCACAAACTGACGAAACAAAAGGTTTCTTTAACAGCGACCGCTTTAAAGCTATGAAAAAAGGAACAGCTTTTTTTAATGTAGGTAGAGGAAACGCCGTTGATACGGAGGCCCTATTAACCGCTCTAGATTCAAACCAGCTCGCTTTTGCAGCTCTCGATGTCTTTGAAACAGAGCCGTTAGAAGCGGACAGTCCATTGTGGCAACACGACCGTATTTTTATTACCCCTCACGTATCTGGGATGGTGGAACATTTTCGTGATGCTCTCTTTTCAGTTGTTGGCCCTAATGCCCAAGCTTATGGTGAAAATGGAAAACCAAGCTTGAATATGGTAGACTACGAGAAACGTTATTAAGAGAAAAATAAACGCTTAAACCTGCTGATCTGTTAGTCCGCAGGTTTTATTTAATGAAGCAATGAGAAGTGGAGCAAGTTAATGTGATTTATGAATGGCACTACGACGATGAACAATCAATTCTATTACGTACTTTTTTAAGAAATCAAGGCATTTCCAAGCGCCTATTAGCAAAAATAAAATTCCATGGCGGCGAAATTCGCCTCAATAATAAAACCGAAAATGTATTGGCCAAATTACAAAAAGGAGATCATATCTGGGTTCAAGTTCCGGACGAAGGGGAGCATGAAACGACAGTGCCAGTTGATATTCCGATTGCGATTGTGTATGAAGACGACCACATTTTAATTGTTGATAAACCAGCTGGTGTGGCATCGATTCCCTCTCGTAAAAATCCGCATCTGTCTATGGCAAACCGTGTAAAAGGCTATTACAAAAGACAGAATTATGCTGATCAAGTCATTCATATTGTGACACGACTTGACCGAGATACAACAGGGTTGATGCTATTTGCAAAGAACCGTTATACCCATGCGCTTATGGATCAGCAATTACGAAACAAAACGATTCAAAAGTATTATTATGCTCTAACGTCACCTTATAATCGCTTAGAAGAAGAGCATGGCTTTATTAATGCTCCTATTGCTCGAACTGATGATTCAATTATTACCCGGCAGGTGAAAGAGGGCGGGAAAGATGCCTTAACTGAATATTGGACAGCTAGAAGATACCGAGATGGTCATCTTTATCGGATTCAGCTGCATACGGGACGGACTCACCAAATTCGCGTACACTTCACCCATATGGGAGCACCGTTGGTTGGTGATTCGTTATACGGTGGCCCTGATAATGACATTGTTAAGCGTCAAGCCTTGCACTGTAAGGCGTTAGTATTTAATCATCCCTTAACGGGAGAAAGATTGACAATTGAAACTGATTTTCCAACTGATTTTAAAGATTGGTTGGCACAAGAAGAAGAGAAAGAAGGGAGATCATATGATGGAACCGCAATACGAATTTGATTTGGAGCTAGAGACTAATCACATTCAATCAGTCCTAGACTTAGATGATATGGAGGCTTTTCGAGAAACTTTTTTTAGCTATCCACTCTATGACCAAGCCCAGGTTTATCGTAATCTACCCTCTGAGAATCGTTTGAAAATTTATAACTACCTCTCACCTAAAGAAATTTCAGATATGTTTGAAATTCTGGAGGAAGATGTCGAATCCATTGAAGTTTATATTTTAGAGATGAATAAGCAGTATGCCGCTGATATGTTGGCCAATATGTATACCGATAATGCGGTTGATATGTTGAAACAGCTTGAACCTGATATGGTTCCCAAATATTTACGTTTAATGGATGATGAGCAAGCTGCCCACTTACGTGAGGTCTTGGTCTATGAGGATGCTACAGCTGGTGCGATTATGACAACGGAATATATTGCCATTAAATCAAATCAGACTGTTCGTTCTGCTATGGCAATTTTAAAGAGTAAAGCACCTGAAGCGGAAACGATTTATTATATCTATGTCATTAATAATAAAGAGCAGTTGTTGGGGGTTATTTCCTTACGTGACTTAATTATTTCTCACGAGGATCAGATGATCCATGATATCATGAGTGATCGTATCGTCCGAGTTAATGTGGATGACGATCAAGAAGATGTTGCTCACGTTGCTCGTGACTACGACTTCCTAGCATTACCGGTTGTGGATGATAATAATGTTTTATTAGGTATTATTACAATTGATGATATTATGGACGTTATGCACGAAGAAGCGACTAGTGACTATTCTGGTTTGGCTGCCGTTGACGTTGATGAAACAACGCTCAATCCGTTTCGTGCGGCATCCAAACGTTTGCCGTGGTTGATTACTTTATTATTTTTAGGAATGGGAACATCCACTCTAATTAGTCAATATGAAGGGTTGATTGCTAATGCGGCTATTTTATCAGTCTTTGTGACGCTGATTACTGGGACAGCAGGGAACGCAGGTACCCAATCGCTAGCGGTTGCCGTTCGTAAAATCGGTTTGCCAGATGCAGAAAAACGTAGTTGGTTAGCTGTTGTTATTCAAGAAACAATGACAGGCTTAATCGAAGGTATCATTACCGGAGCGACAATTATGTTGGTCGTTGGCATTTGGCAGAAAAGTTTTCTATTAGGTGGGATTATTGGCTTCTCTATGATGGTTGCCATTACCGTTGCCAACTTAGCAGGAAGCTTAATTCCGATTTTAATGGATAAATTAGGATTTGATCCTGCCGTAGCAAGCGGACCATTTATATCGACCTTTAGTGACTTAACGAGTGTTTTGATTTATTTTAATATCGCTAAGCATTTTTTAGTTATTTTAATGAAATGATGAAAAAGGAAGTGGGACTAGTTCCACTTCTTTTTTCATAAGCTTTTTTCCATATCGTAGTGAGGAATTCCTGCTTCTAGGTACTCATCGCTGTTAATCACATAGCCTAATTTCTCATAAAATGGAATAGCATAGCTTTGTGCACCAAGTATAAAGCGCTCACCACCAAGTTCTTTTCCAGCTTGCTCAAGGGCTAACAACAAATGGTTACCATAATGTTTCCCTCTCTCTTCAGCTAAAACAGCTACACGCTGTACTTTAAAAGACTTGTCGTCTAATTGATAAAGTCTTGCAGTTGCAACTGCTTTATCATTTTGGTAAGCAACAACGTGTAAACAGGCTGCCTCATTTTCATCTATTTCAATGTCTTCTGGAACGTTTTGCTCTTCTATAAAGACAAGTCGTCTAATCATAATTGAGTCTTGATAGGTTGACGATTGTGTATCTCGTGTTTGTTTGAAGGCTAGCATAGCAATCTCCTTTTCAAAAATCTGATGATTATTATGGTAACATTAATAAAAAATGAAAGGAAGAATCTTAATAAACTATTTTTTTATTTTTCAAGTCGTTTTAGTTGCAAAAGTAAAAAAATAGAGTAGAATCTATACTTGCAGACAGGGATTATCCAAGTTTGTTAAAAAAATCATATGTGAAAGATTCAAAGTGGTGAGCATTTTGGGGTCTTTTGTTCGAAATAGAACAATTATAATTTAGGGGGACATACATAATTGAAGATCGTAGTAGTGGGATGTACACATGCAGGTACATCAGCAGTCAAAACTATCTTGTCAGAAAATCCGGGGGCGGATGTAACAGTATACGAAAGAAACGATAATGTTTCGTTCTTATCCTGTGGGATTGCACTATATGTAGGTGGCGTTGTAAAGAAAGCTGAAGAGTTATTTTACTCAAACCCAGAAGAATTAAAAGCAATGGGTGCAGATGTTCGCATGGAACACAATGTTACAAACATTGACATTAACAATAAGAGATTGGCTGTTGAAAATCTAAAAACAGGTGAGCAATTTGAAGATTCATTTGATAAACTTGTTTTAACAACTGGTTCATGGCCAATTATCCCTCCAATTCCAGGAATTGAGAGCAAAAACGTTGTATTATGTAAAAACTATAATCAAGCACAAGAAATTATTGCGCGTAAAACAGACAAACAAAAAATCACTGTTGTCGGTGGTGGATACATCGGTATCGAGCTTGTAGAAGCTTTTGCTATGGACAACAAAGATGTAACACTTGTTGATGGTTTAGACCGCATCTTAAACAAATACTTAGACCACGAATTCACATCAGTTCTTGAAGATGAATTAAGAAATCGTGGCGTTAAAATCCAACTAAACGAAATGGTTAAAGGATTTGAAGACAGCGAATCAGGAGATATGACAACTGTTGTAACAAGTGGTGGAGCTTACGAATCTGAACTTGTTATTCTATGTGTTGGTTTCCGTCCAAGCACTGAACTAGTTAAAGGTCAAATCGATATGTTACCAAATGGCGCAATCATCGTTGATGACTATATGCGTACAAGCCACCCAGATGTATTTGCTGCTGGAGACAGTTGTGCAGTAAACTACAATCCAACTGGTGGACATGCTTATATTCCATTGGCAACTAATGCAGTTCGTATGGGACTTTTAGTTGGTAAAAACATTGCTGGTCCAAAAATGAAATACCGTGGTACACAATCTACTTCAGGTCTCCATTTATTTGGATTCAACATCGGATCAACTGGTGTTAATGCTGCGAGTGCTGCAGCATTTGGTTTGGAAACAAATTCAGTATTATTCGAAGACAACTACCGTCCAGAATTTATGCCAACAAACGAAAAAATCTTGCTAAAACTTGTTTATGAGAAAGATACATTACGTATTGTTGGTGGACAAGTAATGTCTAAATACGATGTTACACAATCTGCAAACACGCTATCATTAGCGATTCAAAACCGCATGACAGTAGAAGATTTGGCATTGGTAGACTTCTTCTTTCAACCACACTTCGACCGTCCTTGGAACTACTTGAACCTAGTTGCTCAAAAAGCACTAGAACAAGAAAATACACTAAACGCAGTTGATGTCGAAAGTTTTGACAAAGCTTAATCTATAAAATTTCAATAAACAGCAAGGACGATTCAGACTTTTACTGATTCGTCCTTGTTTTTTTGATAAAATGACGGCATAATACGATTAACACATTCTATTTTAAAGGGGAAAAAAGATCTATGAATGCTGATCCTGATAGTCAGACGTTATTATGGCAAATTTTATTAATAATCGTGCTGACATTAATCAATGCTTTTTTTGCTTCGTCAGAAATTGCATTTGTGTCATTGAATAAAAATAAGATTGCCAATGAGGCAATAAAAGGTAGCGAAAAAGCTCGTAAAATATTAGCCTTACTCGATAACTCTGATGACTTTTTAGCCACAATTCAAGTTGCCATTACCTTTGCCGGATTCCTATCCAGTGCGGCTGCTGCCAATACTTTTGCCAGCAAACTTGAACCATTATTGGCCAATATTCCAGGTGGTAAACAAGCATCTATCCTGATTGTAACCTTGTTATTATCTTATATCACGCTTGTGTTTGGAGAGTTGTTGCCCAAACAAATTGGTATGCAAATACCTGAAAAGATTGCCTATGCCGGAGCAGGTTTTATTACAACCATTCAAAAAGTATTAAAACCATTTATTCGTTTGCTTTCTTTTTCAACCAGTCTGTTACAAAAGATAACACCAATTAAGTTTGATGATAACCGTGATGTCTACACACGTTCAGAAGTGAGCGGTTTATTAGAGAGAAGTAGTACTGAAGGAGCCATTGAAGCAGCTGAATTTAATATGCTAAAAGGTGTTCTTGAAATGGATAATAAAATGGCGAGAGAAGTTATGGTTCCAAGAACAGATACTTTCATGCTAGACCTTCAAGAAGATACTTATGAGAATATTCAAAAGACTTTGAATTCGCCGTATACGCGTATTCCTGTCTATGATGACGATAAGGATGATATTGTCGGTGTCCTTCATTTGAAAAACCTATTAAAAGAATCACGTCACACCCCATTAGAAAAAATTGATTTAAGAAAGATTTTAAATCCGCCACTATTTGTTCCAGAAACCATCTCAACCGATGAATTGATGGCTTTCTTGAAGAAGAGCCATAACCAATTAGCCATCCTTTATGATGAGTATGGTGGGGTTGTCGGTATCGCAACTTTAGAAGATATTCTAGAAGAAATTGTCGGTGACATTGCTGATGAGTACGATGAAAAGTACATTTTAATTGAAAAGATTCGTGATGGTTACTATGAGGTTGATGGTGCGACACCACTTTACCGCTTCAACAATTTCTTTAAAACAACCATCGAGACAGCCTTTGTAGATACCATTGCTGGCTTTGTTCTGACTGAATTAGGTGACTTTCCAGATGGTGATGAAATAAAGAGTATTGAAGTTGAGGGCTTACGCCTGTCTGCTTTAGAATTTGATAACAGACGTCTAGCTAAAATTGGAGTCGAGTACTTAGAAACGCAACCGATTAAATTAGAAGACCGCTTAGTTGTCGAAGAAATTCCTAAACAAAAATCATAATGATTAAGCACCAGTTTCCGACTAGGAGATTGGTGTTTTTATACTTTCATTTACTTGTTAGAAGATGTACTTTCATATATAATGACAAAGGCATGTTTAAAGTGAACAATATGTGATAAGAACTCATATCCAAGACAATGAAAGACAGAAAGGACATATCATGACACAAACATTATTAGATAAAGTGAAAACAAGAAAAACTTTTGCAATCATTTCTCACCCGGATGCTGGTAAAACAACAATAACTGAACAATTATTACTTTTTGGTGGTGCAATCCGTCAAGCCGGTACAGTAAAAGGTAAAAAAACAGGGAAATTTGCAAAATCTGACTGGATGGAAATTGAAAAACAACGTGGGATTTCAGTAACCAGTTCCGTTATGCAAGTTGATTATGATGGATTCCAAGTTAATATTTTAGATACACCTGGTCATGAGGACTTCTCAGAAGATACTTATCGTACCTTGATGGCAGTTGATAGTGCAGTCATGGTTATTGATAGTGGTAAAGGGATTGAGCCGCAAACGAAGAAATTATTTAAAGTTTGTCGGATGCGTGGTATTCCTATTTTTACGTTTATCAATAAATTGGACCGCGATGGTAGAGAGCCGTTGGATTTAATTGCTGAATTGGAAGAAGTGCTAGAAATTGATGCTTATCCAATGAATTGGCCAATGGGGATGGGGAAACAATTCTTAGGTTTGTATGATATTTACAACAAACGTGTTGAATTAACGCATCCTGAGCAAAACGGCGGCAATGATTTCTTACCACTCAATGAAGATGGTGAAATTGATGGTGATTTCCCAATCAAAGAATCAACGATTTACACTCAAGCGATTGAAGATGCAATGCTATTGAATGAAGCTGGAAATGCTTTTTCAGAAGAAGCGATTGCTAAAGGAGAGCTAACACCTGTCTTCTTTGGATCAGCTTTAACTGGTTTTGGCGTTCATACTTTCCTAGATGCTTATATTGATTTTGCGCCAAGTCCAAGTGCACATAAGACAGAAGAAGGCGACTATGTTGATACAGCTAAGGAAGAATTAACTGGTTTTGTTTTCAAAATCCAAGCTAATATGAACCCAGCCCACCGTGATCGTATTGCTTTTGTGAGAATTTGTTCGGGTGAATTTGAGCCTGGTATGGATGTTATCGTTAACCGTACAAGTAAGAAAATGAAGCTAGCGCATACAACACAATTTATGGCTGACTCAAGAGAAAGCGTGAAGAGTGCAGTTGCTGGTGATATTATCGGATTATACGATACAGGTAATTTACAAATTGGTGATACCATCTATGAAGGGAAAGAAGCTCTTCAATATGAGGCGCTACCGCAATTTACACCTGAATTATTTATGAAGGTAACACCTAAAAACGTGATGAAACAAAAATCATTCTACAAAGGTATTCAGCAGTTGGTTCAAGAAGGAGCCATTCAACTTTATAAAACTTACCATACCGAAGAATTTATCCTAGGTGCGGTTGGACAATTACAGTTTGAAGTTTTTGAGTACCGTTTGAAGAATGAATATAATGCAGAAGTCGATATGACACCGATGGGCTCTAAGATTGCCCGTTGGATTGATGAGGATGTCTTAGATGTGAATATGTCTTCAAGTCGTAACCTACTTTGTAAAGACCGCTTTGATAACCCAGTGTTCCTATTTGAAAACCAATTTGCAATGCGTTGGTTTGCAGATAAGTATCCAGATATCGAACTAAAAGCATTACTATAAAATGACGATAAAAAAAGGAGTGGGAATTTTCCCACTCCTTTTTCTCTTATCATGTTACTTAATATATGAAAGCTCTACAAAGTTGTGTCCAGGCATCACTTCAACATCATCTACTGTCATTTGTAATAACTTATTTAAAACAAAATCAATCTCATTTTGTTTTACACGTCGATTACGATTTAGTAATATAATGTCTTCGTGTGTCGGGGCGCCAGTATAAATGACTGTCGTTTGACCAAGTGAGAATACCTTCACCATTGAAGCGTCAGTATTCGCTAATTGTTCACGAACCAAGTCAAAATGGCTGTTTGTTACATCGATTAATTTCATGTGACACACCCCTCGCTAAGTTAAATTGTATTGTTAAAACTATTATAAACCTTTTAATGAAATTATAAAAGTATCAAGATTGCTAAACTGTCAATTGTTTTTTGAAAAAGAGATGAAAACGTGACGCAACGAATAAATTTTAGTGATCAAAAAAGTTTATTGATATTAAAAAGCACCCAAGTTCAACTTGAGTGCTTTTTAGCTTTAATCATCTATCTGGCTGTCATTCTCCTTAATAACAATGTCATTATCTTCATTGACATCAAATAGAATCGTTTTAACGTGCGGGTTATCTAAATAATAGTCAGCTACTCGGTCTTCAATATGTTCTTGAATCACACGGCGAAGGGGACGAGCACCCATTGCAGGATTGTAGCCGACATCTATTAGTTTCTCCTTAGCCTTGTCACTAATAGTAATAGTGATATCTTTATCTTGAAGAATACGATTAACGTCCTCCAACATCAACGACAGAATCTCGGATAGATTTTCCTTAGATAGAGAGTTAAATTCGACAATCGCATCGAAGCGGTTGATGAACTCTGGCTTAAAGTAATCACTTAAACGATTCAAAATCGATTTTGTTTGACCAGATAGAGCAGCGCCAAAGCCGACATTGGCTTCTTGACTTCCTGTGCCAGCGTTAGAGGTCATAATAATAATGGTATCTTTGAAGCTAATAGAACGACCTTGAGAATCAGTCAAACGACCATCATCAAGAATTTGTAGGAAGAGGTGCATCACGTCTGGATGAGCTTTTTCTACTTCATCAAGTAAGACAATACTGTATGGGTTTCTTCTGACACGTTCGGTTAATTGTCCAGCCTCTTCATAACCAACATAACCAGGAGGCGATCCAATGAGTTTTGAGACAGCGTGTTTTTCCATATATTCACTCATATCAAAACGAATAATCGCATCTTCTGTGCCAAACATTTCAATTGATAATTGTTTGGCTAATTCTGTCTTACCAACACCTGTTGGTCCAACAAATAAGAAGGAGCCAATTGGACGATTTTTACGAGCGAAGCCAATGCGGTTACGGCGGATTGCTTTAGCAACTTTATCAACGGCTTCATCTTGACCGATAACATGTGTCTTCAAGTCTTTATCCAAGTTTCGTAATTGCTCTTGTTCTTTTTCAAGCAAATCACCAACTGGAATATTGGTCTTGATTTCGATAATAGTCTGAATGTCTTTTTCAGTAACGGTATTATCTTCACCACTTGCTTGTGGATTTTCTTTCATATTTTTTAAGTGAGTAATTTGATCACGATAGTAGGCTGCTTTTTCATAGTCTTCAGCGTGAAGAGCAGCTTGTTTTTCTTGCTCAGCTGTTTCCATACGGTCATCAATTTCTTTGGGATCAACTAATTTTAGTGATAGGTTCTTTTTAGAACCTGATTCATCGAGTAGATCAATTGCTTTATCCGGTAAAAAACGGTCTTGGATATAGCGGTGTGATAAATGAACCGCAGCCTCTAGAGCTTTATCTGAATAGCTTACCTTGTGATAGTCTTCGTACTTGCTGCGTAAACCTTGTAGAATAATCAAGGTTTGCTCCGGTGTAGGTTCATTAACACGAACGGGTTGGAAACGACGTTCAAGGGCAGGGTCTTTTTCAATTTTACGGTATTCATTTAAGGTTGTGGCACCGATTAATTGTAGTTCACCTCTAGCCAAGGCTGGTTTTAGAATATTACCTGCGTCCATACTGCCTTCAGCGCTTCCTGCTCCAACGATTTCATGAATTTCATCGATAAATAAAATGATTTTCTTGTTTTCTCTTACTTCATTCATCAGTTGTTGCATCCGTTCCTCGAATTGTCCGCGAATGCCTGTTCCTTGAACAAGCGAAACAACATCTAATCGGATGACTTCTTTATCGAGTAGCTTTTGAGGCACATCGCCATCGACAATGTTTTGAGCAAGTCCTTCTACAACAGATGTTTTACCAACACCTGCTTCACCAATTAAGACAGGATTGTTTTTATTGCGTCGATTTAGAATTTCAATGACACGAGCAATTTCACTGTCACGGCCAATAACGGGATCGATGGCACCTTGTCTAGCTAGCTCCGTTAAATTAACACCAAATTGGTCTAGCAAGCCGCTACCACCTTGAGCACCTTGTCCTTTACTAGCACGATTAGCAGGGTCTGGTGATGGTTGTTGACGATTTTGATTAGGTAGCTGACGGAAGAACTGTTCCAAATCACCCATATTAAAAGGGTTACCGTTATTAGCAGACGAACCAAAGAATCCCATACCGCCGCGGTTTCTATTTTGTGAAGCTTGCCACTGTTGATAACAATTTTGACAAAGGTCTAATTTTTGAGTTTGACCATTGAGGGTTGCATACAAATGAATGGATGCTTCATTTTTTTCACAATTCATACATTTCATGGGCTTAACTTCCTTTCTGATGAGTATTATTATTTAATTACTTTTTTTATCAATTCAAGGTCATTTAACCTTGTGCTCTTATTATACATTGACCAATTTTGACTTTCAAGTTTTTTAACTTAGATGTCTTACAAGCAAGATGAGAAAGGCTTAAGGATAACCGTCATCAATAAATCATCGATTTATAATAATTGATGAGATTTTCTCATCAAAAATGAGATTTAGTTTGAAAATAGTTGTTCTTATTGAGAAAAAATGGTAATCTTATTCTATGAAAGGGTTATATTTCCTGTTTTTTATTTTGCTTATTTTTAAAAAATTTGTGGAGTAAAAGGAGAGGTCTTTTAACCTATAAATTCATAAAAAAAGGGGATTAGCACAATGGAGAAAAAAGATTTTCATATTACTGCTGAAACAGGGATTCACGCAAGACCTGCAACATTACTTGTACAAACTGCAAGTAAATTCAACTCTGATATTAACCTTGAATATAAAGGTAAATCAGTAAACTTGAAATCAATCATGGGAGTTATGTCACTTGGTGTTGGCCAAGGCGCAGATGTAACAATTACAATTGAAGGTCAAGACGAAGCTGAAGCTATGGCTGGTATCGTTGAAACACTTAAAAAAGAAGGGTTAGCTGAATAATATGGAAAACCGTTTAATGGGTATTGCTGCTAGCGATGGTATCGCAATCGGTAAAGCCTATCTATTAACGGAACCTGATTTAACCTTTG
This genomic interval from Jeotgalibaca arthritidis contains the following:
- a CDS encoding ATP-dependent Clp protease ATP-binding subunit; this encodes MKCMNCEKNEASIHLYATLNGQTQKLDLCQNCYQQWQASQNRNRGGMGFFGSSANNGNPFNMGDLEQFFRQLPNQNRQQPSPDPANRASKGQGAQGGSGLLDQFGVNLTELARQGAIDPVIGRDSEIARVIEILNRRNKNNPVLIGEAGVGKTSVVEGLAQNIVDGDVPQKLLDKEVIRLDVVSLVQGTGIRGQFEERMQQLMNEVRENKKIILFIDEIHEIVGAGSAEGSMDAGNILKPALARGELQLIGATTLNEYRKIEKDPALERRFQPVRVNEPTPEQTLIILQGLRSKYEDYHKVSYSDKALEAAVHLSHRYIQDRFLPDKAIDLLDESGSKKNLSLKLVDPKEIDDRMETAEQEKQAALHAEDYEKAAYYRDQITHLKNMKENPQASGEDNTVTEKDIQTIIEIKTNIPVGDLLEKEQEQLRNLDKDLKTHVIGQDEAVDKVAKAIRRNRIGFARKNRPIGSFLFVGPTGVGKTELAKQLSIEMFGTEDAIIRFDMSEYMEKHAVSKLIGSPPGYVGYEEAGQLTERVRRNPYSIVLLDEVEKAHPDVMHLFLQILDDGRLTDSQGRSISFKDTIIIMTSNAGTGSQEANVGFGAALSGQTKSILNRLSDYFKPEFINRFDAIVEFNSLSKENLSEILSLMLEDVNRILQDKDITITISDKAKEKLIDVGYNPAMGARPLRRVIQEHIEDRVADYYLDNPHVKTILFDVNEDNDIVIKENDSQIDD
- a CDS encoding phosphocarrier protein HPr, whose translation is MEKKDFHITAETGIHARPATLLVQTASKFNSDINLEYKGKSVNLKSIMGVMSLGVGQGADVTITIEGQDEAEAMAGIVETLKKEGLAE